A window of Candidatus Palauibacter soopunensis contains these coding sequences:
- a CDS encoding methionine/alanine import family NSS transporter small subunit: MTTTTIIMMILILGFVWGGLAVLASIAWRKEGAKRGGES, encoded by the coding sequence ATGACCACGACGACGATCATCATGATGATCCTCATCCTCGGATTCGTCTGGGGAGGACTCGCCGTCCTCGCGTCGATCGCCTGGCGCAAGGAAGGCGCCAAGCGAGGCGGAGAGAGCTAG
- a CDS encoding HDIG domain-containing metalloprotein, translating to MLPTRDEALAIVHEYTESPGLRRHMLAVEAAMRAYARKYGEDEDRWGVAGLLHDFDYERWPNHDHAPDAEHPSTGVAILREKGVDEDILETIMAHADYTDVEATTRMSKTLRAVDELTGFITACALVRPTRLAGMKTRSVRKKMKDKAFAAAISRDEMLENCAELGEDMGEHIAFVIAAMQLAVEDLGLNGPGGA from the coding sequence ATGCTCCCGACACGGGATGAGGCGCTCGCGATCGTCCACGAATACACCGAGAGTCCCGGGCTCCGGCGCCACATGCTGGCGGTCGAGGCCGCCATGCGCGCCTACGCGAGGAAGTACGGCGAGGACGAAGACCGTTGGGGCGTGGCGGGGCTGCTGCACGACTTCGACTACGAGCGCTGGCCCAACCACGACCACGCGCCCGATGCGGAGCATCCCTCGACCGGGGTCGCCATCCTCCGCGAGAAGGGGGTGGACGAGGACATCCTCGAGACGATCATGGCCCACGCGGACTACACCGATGTCGAAGCGACGACGCGGATGTCGAAGACGCTCCGGGCCGTGGACGAACTCACCGGCTTCATCACCGCGTGCGCCCTGGTGCGCCCGACGCGGCTCGCCGGCATGAAGACCCGGTCGGTACGAAAGAAGATGAAGGACAAGGCGTTCGCCGCCGCGATCAGCCGCGACGAAATGCTGGAGAATTGCGCTGAACTGGGCGAAGACATGGGCGAGCACATCGCCTTCGTCATCGCCGCCATGCAGCTTGCAGTGGAAGATCTCGGCCTGAACGGCCCGGGGGGAGCATGA
- a CDS encoding PH domain-containing protein, with product MQVFPIPPASGRGVLWFFIIIIVVLIGVTLMLGWAAWSTRNSRAEVSPAGLKLVGDLWGRTIPLDRLELDDARVVDLRGEPDLVPRRRTMGTALGGYSAGWFRLRSGEKALLYLTDRRRVVYIPTLDGYSLLVSQSEPRRFLDALHETAGHTMETAGQTTGGE from the coding sequence ATGCAGGTATTCCCGATTCCGCCGGCCTCCGGGCGAGGCGTCCTCTGGTTCTTCATCATCATCATCGTCGTCCTCATCGGCGTGACGCTCATGCTGGGCTGGGCGGCCTGGTCCACGAGGAACAGCCGCGCGGAGGTGTCGCCGGCGGGCCTGAAGCTGGTGGGCGACCTCTGGGGCCGGACGATCCCCCTCGACCGTCTCGAACTCGACGATGCCCGCGTCGTGGACCTCCGCGGCGAACCCGATCTCGTCCCTCGCCGGCGCACCATGGGGACGGCGCTCGGCGGCTACTCCGCGGGGTGGTTCCGGCTCCGCAGCGGGGAGAAGGCGCTCCTCTACCTCACGGACCGCCGACGCGTGGTGTACATTCCCACGCTCGACGGGTACTCGCTCCTCGTCAGCCAGAGCGAGCCGCGGCGCTTTCTGGACGCGCTGCACGAGACGGCCGGCCACACCATGGAAACGGCCGGTCAAACCACCGGAGGAGAGTGA
- a CDS encoding sugar phosphate isomerase/epimerase has protein sequence MDRRRFVQHSLGAGLLLTGAGRAAAAAAPTLPAARTLPEAWGLQLYMVRSLMARDVERTLASVARIGYGEVEFAGYFGRSPAEIRTALEAEGLTAPAAHLSLEELRSSFDEAADAAAEIGHRYLVLPYLAGPERPGNDGATGTALVDGYRWLADEFNGLGARCRDAGLVFAYHNHDFELEEVDGLRLLDVMIENTDPELVRYEVDFYWLVHGGGDPFDYISRYPGRFDLCHVKDRTADGEMVDVGAGVIDFAAIFERSDEAGLIHYFVEHDTPGDPIGSVRASYEHLASFDG, from the coding sequence ATGGACAGACGGAGATTCGTGCAGCACTCGCTCGGAGCCGGACTCCTCCTCACGGGTGCCGGACGCGCGGCCGCCGCCGCGGCCCCGACCCTCCCCGCGGCCCGGACGCTCCCCGAGGCGTGGGGGCTCCAGCTCTACATGGTGCGGTCGCTGATGGCGCGCGATGTCGAGCGGACCCTCGCATCCGTCGCCCGCATCGGCTACGGCGAGGTGGAGTTCGCCGGCTACTTCGGCCGCTCGCCGGCCGAGATCCGGACCGCGCTGGAAGCGGAAGGCCTCACCGCCCCCGCGGCCCACCTGTCGCTCGAGGAACTCCGGTCGAGCTTCGACGAAGCCGCCGACGCGGCCGCCGAGATCGGACACCGGTACCTCGTCCTCCCCTACCTCGCGGGCCCCGAGCGGCCGGGAAACGACGGCGCCACGGGAACGGCCCTCGTGGACGGATACCGGTGGCTCGCGGACGAATTCAACGGACTCGGGGCGCGCTGCCGAGACGCCGGACTCGTCTTCGCCTATCACAACCACGACTTCGAACTCGAGGAGGTGGACGGTCTCCGCCTGCTCGACGTGATGATCGAGAACACGGACCCGGAACTGGTCCGCTACGAGGTCGACTTCTACTGGCTCGTGCACGGCGGCGGCGATCCGTTCGACTACATCAGCCGGTACCCCGGCCGCTTCGACCTCTGCCACGTGAAGGACCGCACGGCGGATGGCGAGATGGTGGACGTGGGCGCGGGCGTCATCGACTTCGCGGCGATCTTCGAGCGCTCGGACGAGGCGGGGCTCATCCACTACTTCGTCGAGCACGACACGCCGGGCGATCCGATCGGGTCGGTGCGCGCGAGCTACGAGCACCTCGCGTCGTTCGATGGCTGA
- a CDS encoding gluconate 2-dehydrogenase subunit 3 family protein — MRRRRALEIIGVAAGAPLLAPGSAVAEALALGQRIRSVAGPVGGAPPATLTPAQARTVTALAEVIIPRTDTPGASEAGVTAFVDALLTGWLDASDRDRFLAGLDAVDPTARAAHGADFADCTPAQQTELVGQMDEDLDRLRRDPDEDERQTFFYDMKRFTLAGYFTSQPGLRSLGYRIIPGAFEGCVILDQYGTGERRRGGGQP; from the coding sequence GTGAGACGGCGCAGGGCTCTCGAGATCATCGGTGTGGCCGCGGGCGCGCCGCTGCTGGCGCCGGGGAGCGCGGTGGCGGAGGCCCTGGCGCTCGGGCAGCGCATCCGGTCGGTGGCCGGCCCGGTCGGCGGCGCGCCGCCCGCGACGCTCACGCCCGCGCAGGCGCGGACGGTGACGGCGCTCGCCGAGGTCATCATCCCCCGGACCGACACGCCCGGCGCGAGCGAGGCGGGCGTTACCGCATTCGTCGATGCCCTCCTGACCGGTTGGCTGGACGCGTCGGACCGCGACCGGTTCCTTGCCGGCCTGGACGCCGTAGACCCCACTGCCCGGGCGGCCCACGGCGCCGATTTCGCCGACTGCACGCCCGCGCAACAGACCGAACTCGTCGGACAGATGGACGAAGACCTCGACCGTCTCCGCCGGGATCCGGATGAAGACGAGCGGCAGACCTTCTTCTACGACATGAAGCGCTTCACGCTCGCCGGCTACTTCACCTCGCAGCCCGGCCTGCGCTCGCTGGGATACCGGATCATCCCCGGCGCCTTCGAGGGGTGCGTCATCCTCGACCAGTACGGCACCGGCGAGCGACGCCGAGGCGGAGGGCAGCCGTGA
- a CDS encoding TIM barrel protein, whose product MADPTVPPDRKPVSRRDALRATGAASLGLLVGGTANSAVALAGARRSANTITQSVARWCFEEIPLIPFCRGVADMGLTAMDLLTVEEWSVAHDHGLTVSCGDVAAGTIEDGLNETKNHAGIIDAFERHIPHAARVSVPNVICFFGNRRGMENGVGIENSIRCLEACAPIAESEGVTILVEVLNSKPGGHVDYIGDRMDYALEIIRAVDSPRVKILYDIYHMQIMEGDIIRTLTDASPWIGHYHTGGVPGRAEIDDTQELNYPPIVRAIADTGFEGYMAHEFIPRSGDPLRSLREAVELCAV is encoded by the coding sequence ATGGCTGATCCGACCGTACCCCCGGACCGGAAGCCGGTCAGCCGCCGCGACGCCCTGCGCGCGACGGGCGCCGCCTCGCTCGGTCTCCTCGTCGGCGGCACGGCGAACTCCGCCGTGGCACTCGCCGGCGCCCGCCGGTCCGCCAACACCATCACACAGTCCGTGGCGCGCTGGTGCTTCGAGGAGATTCCCCTCATCCCCTTCTGCCGGGGCGTGGCCGACATGGGTCTCACCGCGATGGACCTGCTCACCGTCGAGGAATGGTCCGTCGCGCACGACCACGGCCTCACGGTCTCGTGCGGCGACGTGGCGGCCGGGACGATCGAGGACGGCCTGAACGAGACAAAAAACCACGCCGGCATCATCGACGCCTTCGAGCGCCACATCCCGCATGCCGCGCGCGTCTCGGTCCCCAACGTGATCTGCTTCTTCGGCAACCGCCGCGGGATGGAGAACGGCGTCGGAATCGAGAACTCCATACGCTGCCTCGAGGCGTGCGCCCCGATCGCCGAGTCCGAGGGCGTCACGATCCTCGTCGAGGTCCTCAACTCGAAGCCCGGCGGACACGTCGACTACATCGGCGACCGCATGGACTACGCGCTCGAGATCATCCGGGCCGTCGACTCGCCCCGCGTGAAGATCCTCTACGACATCTACCACATGCAGATCATGGAAGGGGACATCATCCGCACGCTGACGGACGCGAGCCCCTGGATCGGCCACTACCACACCGGCGGGGTCCCGGGTCGGGCCGAGATCGACGACACGCAGGAACTGAACTATCCCCCGATCGTGCGCGCGATCGCGGACACGGGTTTCGAGGGATACATGGCCCACGAGTTCATCCCGCGGAGCGGCGACCCCCTGCGCTCGCTGCGCGAAGCCGTGGAGCTGTGCGCCGTCTGA
- the dinB gene encoding DNA polymerase IV: MPQPETRSRTILHVDMDAFYAAVEMREDPSLRGKPVIIGSAPRKGRGRGVVSTANYEARRYGIHSAMPISQAWRRCPGGVYVRPRIAFYAEISGRIFDIFRSFTDQVETLSLDEAFLDVTASRRLFGTGPEIATRIRQRIADEERLTASVGVASNKYVAKVASDLRKPDALVVVPPGTEREFLAPLSVSRLWGAGPKVQARLAQLGFKTIGDVARNKPEFLEASLGRKLGRRLHELANGLDVRRVDPRPGRKSLGKEVTFPRDVEDRARVERTLLALCEGVARSLRKKGIAGRTVQLKLRWDGFETHTRQRTLERPADMTEAIWPVARELFREADDPRRRVRLIGVSLSGFDHPEDEQLGLLGDDDPATSAGESRRELAKTMDAVADRFGRDALKRAALLDSNVRDT, encoded by the coding sequence ATGCCGCAGCCTGAGACGCGGTCGCGGACGATCCTCCACGTGGACATGGACGCGTTCTATGCCGCGGTCGAGATGCGCGAGGACCCGTCGCTGCGCGGCAAGCCCGTCATCATCGGATCCGCCCCGCGCAAGGGCCGCGGACGGGGCGTCGTCTCGACGGCGAACTACGAGGCCCGGCGCTACGGGATCCACTCCGCGATGCCGATCTCGCAGGCGTGGCGCCGCTGCCCCGGCGGCGTCTACGTGCGCCCGCGCATCGCCTTCTACGCGGAGATATCCGGGCGAATCTTCGACATCTTCCGCTCCTTCACCGACCAGGTGGAGACGCTCTCGCTGGACGAGGCCTTCCTGGACGTGACGGCGAGCCGGCGGCTGTTCGGCACGGGACCGGAGATCGCGACCCGGATCCGGCAGCGGATCGCCGACGAGGAGCGGCTCACGGCCTCCGTCGGCGTCGCCTCGAACAAGTACGTGGCGAAGGTGGCGAGCGACCTCAGGAAGCCGGACGCGCTCGTCGTCGTACCGCCGGGGACCGAACGCGAGTTTCTGGCGCCGCTCTCCGTCTCCCGGCTCTGGGGGGCGGGGCCGAAGGTCCAGGCCCGCCTGGCCCAACTCGGCTTCAAGACGATCGGGGACGTGGCCCGCAACAAGCCCGAGTTCCTAGAGGCGTCGCTGGGCCGCAAGCTGGGGCGGCGTCTGCACGAACTCGCGAACGGCCTCGACGTGCGAAGGGTCGACCCGCGGCCGGGGCGAAAATCACTCGGCAAGGAGGTGACCTTCCCGCGCGACGTCGAGGATCGAGCCCGCGTGGAGCGGACCCTGCTCGCCCTCTGCGAAGGGGTCGCGCGGTCGCTGCGCAAGAAGGGGATCGCGGGGCGCACGGTGCAGTTGAAGCTGCGCTGGGACGGCTTCGAGACGCACACGCGCCAGCGGACGCTCGAGCGACCGGCGGACATGACGGAAGCCATCTGGCCCGTCGCGCGGGAGCTGTTCCGGGAGGCCGACGATCCCCGCCGCCGCGTCCGGCTCATCGGCGTCAGCCTCTCCGGCTTCGACCATCCGGAAGACGAGCAACTCGGGCTCCTCGGCGACGACGACCCGGCCACCTCCGCCGGGGAGAGCCGGCGCGAGCTGGCGAAGACGATGGATGCCGTGGCGGACCGCTTCGGCCGGGACGCGCTCAAGCGGGCCGCCCTTCTCGATTCGAACGTGCGAGACACGTAG
- a CDS encoding glycerophosphodiester phosphodiesterase has protein sequence MLPDDLFGPGSPLRVIGHRGAAAFAPENTLPSFEHAVRVGADAVELDLHRSADGRLMVIHDPSLPRTTDGAGDVEALTRDELRPFDTGFHFTTDHGKTFPFRGKGVGIPTLEEVLEAVGDLPVIAEIKSAAAGHELGAWLQRSRNRADRERILVGGFEREEVEPASRQARWHCAYQDELRTYVLLGKVGLGRRFAPAGCAAAMLPERQSALRIVTPRFVRRAHADGMGVFVWTVNDPDDMRRLLDWGVDGLVSDAPGRARRILDEREVGRDAAA, from the coding sequence GTGCTGCCCGACGATCTCTTCGGTCCCGGCTCCCCGCTGCGGGTCATAGGCCACCGGGGCGCGGCGGCGTTCGCGCCCGAGAACACGCTTCCGTCCTTCGAGCATGCGGTGCGCGTGGGGGCCGACGCGGTGGAACTCGACCTGCACCGGAGCGCGGACGGCCGCCTCATGGTCATCCACGATCCGAGCCTCCCCCGCACGACGGACGGGGCGGGGGACGTCGAGGCACTCACGCGGGACGAACTGCGCCCCTTCGACACCGGATTCCATTTCACGACGGACCACGGGAAGACTTTCCCCTTCCGGGGGAAGGGGGTCGGCATCCCCACCCTCGAAGAGGTGCTCGAGGCGGTGGGAGACCTGCCGGTGATCGCGGAGATCAAGTCGGCGGCGGCGGGGCACGAACTGGGCGCGTGGCTGCAGCGGAGCCGAAATCGCGCGGATCGGGAGCGAATCCTGGTCGGCGGCTTCGAGCGGGAGGAAGTGGAGCCCGCGAGCCGGCAGGCGCGCTGGCACTGCGCCTACCAGGACGAACTCCGGACATACGTACTTCTCGGCAAGGTCGGCCTCGGCCGCCGGTTCGCCCCCGCCGGCTGCGCGGCCGCCATGCTGCCCGAACGGCAGAGCGCGCTGCGCATCGTCACGCCGCGCTTCGTTCGGCGCGCGCACGCCGACGGCATGGGGGTCTTCGTCTGGACCGTGAACGACCCGGACGACATGCGGCGCCTCCTCGACTGGGGCGTGGACGGGCTCGTGAGCGACGCCCCGGGGCGGGCCCGCCGGATCCTGGACGAGAGGGAGGTGGGGAGAGATGCCGCAGCCTGA
- the carB gene encoding carbamoyl-phosphate synthase large subunit produces the protein MPRRDDISSILLIGSGPIVIGQACEFDYSGTQACRALREEGYRVILVNSNPATIMTDPDIADATYIEPLTADWVARVIEAEKPDALIPTMGGQTALNVALELAERGVLDEHGVELIGADVRAIQLAEDREQFAEAMQRIGLELPAGGFARSLDEALTLVEDTGFPAIIRPSFTLGGTGGSTAYNREEFEDLVRAGIRSSPIGEVLIDRSIIGWKEFELEVMRDRADNVVIVCSIENFDAMGVHTGDSITVAPALTLSDREYQAMRDAAIACIREIGVDAGGCNIQFAVHPTTGQMLVIEMNPRVSRSSALASKATGFPIARIGAKLAVGYRLDEIPNAITQVTPSCFEPVLDYMVVKIPRFAFEKFPKADATLGVQMKAVGEVMAIGRTFQQAWLKGFRALENGRSGWLPSPDPDADRLEDDAVDTVRAAIRTATPERPFQLYRAFQAGLSVDEINRITGIDPWFLSQLEELVREGQAFAAAAAVTPADVERLKRIGFGDAEMGQLRGIPEAEVREVRQAAGHRPVYKTVDTCAGEFPAATPYLYSTYEDENESERSDRRKIIILGSGPNRIGQGIEFDYCCVSASLALRDEGFETIMINSNPETVSTDFDISNKLYFEPLTVEDVLAIVEQEEPEGVIVQFGGQTPLTIARKLEQLGVPILGTSVESIDRTEDRRRFDELCRELGVPMPPGGTATSIEEALEIAESIGYPVLVRPSYVLGGRAMEIVYDPVSLREYFARAVQASPEHPVLLDRFLEDAFEADVDAVCDGETVLIGGIMQHIEDAGVHSGDSACVLPPYLLRDVDMEAMRRFTRDFALALDVRGLINVQFAVHEKTVYVLEVNPRASRTVPFVSKATGVPLARVAARVLAGVKLDDLGLGDELVPHQVSVKEAVLPFDKIPDADTVLGPEMRSTGEVMGYADSFGLAFAKSQISVYQGLPTEGAVAITVHDQDKPNMVPIARRFHELGFTIFATEGTARYLRGRGVPCERILKVHEGRPNLLDRIVSGDVQLLLNTPLGKHAQYDDYMIRRAAVSRRVPYTTTLSAASAAADAIIALRHRRHTVHSLQARDVVEVEEDRLTRTAGSA, from the coding sequence ATGCCACGCCGCGACGACATCTCCTCGATTCTTCTCATAGGCTCCGGCCCGATCGTGATCGGCCAGGCCTGCGAGTTCGACTACTCCGGGACGCAGGCCTGCCGGGCGCTCCGCGAGGAGGGATATCGAGTCATCCTCGTGAACTCGAATCCCGCCACGATCATGACGGACCCGGACATCGCCGACGCGACCTACATCGAGCCGCTCACGGCCGACTGGGTCGCGCGGGTCATCGAGGCGGAGAAGCCCGACGCGCTCATCCCGACGATGGGCGGCCAGACGGCGCTCAACGTCGCGTTGGAACTGGCCGAACGCGGAGTGCTCGACGAGCACGGGGTGGAGCTGATCGGGGCCGATGTCCGGGCGATCCAGCTCGCCGAGGACCGCGAGCAGTTCGCCGAGGCCATGCAGCGCATCGGGCTCGAACTGCCCGCGGGGGGCTTCGCCCGCTCGCTCGACGAGGCGCTCACCTTGGTCGAGGATACGGGATTCCCCGCCATCATCCGGCCGTCCTTCACCCTCGGCGGCACCGGCGGCAGCACCGCCTACAACCGCGAGGAGTTCGAGGACCTCGTCCGCGCCGGCATCCGCTCGTCGCCGATCGGCGAGGTGCTCATCGACCGCAGCATCATCGGCTGGAAGGAGTTCGAGCTGGAGGTGATGCGGGACCGGGCGGACAACGTCGTCATCGTCTGCTCGATCGAGAACTTCGACGCCATGGGCGTGCACACGGGCGACTCGATCACCGTCGCGCCGGCGCTCACGCTCTCGGACCGCGAGTACCAGGCGATGCGGGACGCGGCCATCGCGTGCATCCGCGAGATCGGCGTGGACGCGGGCGGCTGCAACATCCAGTTCGCCGTGCACCCGACGACGGGCCAGATGCTCGTCATCGAGATGAACCCGCGCGTGTCCCGGAGTTCGGCCCTCGCGTCGAAGGCGACCGGGTTCCCCATCGCGCGCATCGGCGCCAAGCTCGCGGTCGGCTACCGCCTCGACGAGATCCCGAACGCGATCACTCAGGTGACGCCCTCCTGCTTCGAGCCGGTGCTCGACTACATGGTCGTGAAGATCCCGCGCTTCGCGTTCGAGAAGTTCCCGAAGGCGGACGCGACGCTCGGCGTGCAGATGAAGGCCGTGGGCGAGGTGATGGCGATCGGCCGCACGTTCCAGCAGGCGTGGCTGAAGGGCTTTCGCGCGCTCGAGAACGGGCGCTCGGGGTGGCTCCCCTCGCCGGACCCGGACGCGGACCGTCTCGAGGACGACGCCGTCGACACGGTGCGGGCCGCGATCCGCACCGCGACGCCGGAACGTCCCTTCCAGCTTTACCGCGCCTTCCAGGCGGGCCTCTCCGTGGACGAGATCAACCGGATCACGGGGATCGACCCCTGGTTCCTTTCCCAACTCGAGGAACTCGTGCGCGAGGGCCAGGCCTTCGCGGCGGCCGCCGCGGTCACGCCCGCGGACGTCGAACGGCTGAAGCGAATCGGGTTCGGAGACGCGGAGATGGGACAGTTGCGCGGGATTCCGGAGGCCGAGGTGCGCGAGGTGCGCCAGGCCGCGGGACACCGGCCAGTCTACAAGACGGTCGACACCTGCGCCGGCGAATTCCCCGCTGCCACGCCATACCTCTACTCGACCTACGAGGACGAGAACGAATCCGAGCGCTCGGACCGGCGGAAGATCATCATCCTCGGCAGCGGCCCGAACCGCATCGGACAGGGCATCGAGTTCGACTACTGCTGCGTTTCGGCCTCGCTCGCGCTGCGCGACGAAGGGTTCGAGACGATCATGATCAACTCGAATCCCGAGACCGTCTCCACCGACTTCGACATCTCGAACAAGCTCTACTTCGAGCCGCTCACGGTGGAAGACGTGCTCGCGATCGTGGAGCAGGAAGAGCCGGAGGGCGTCATCGTCCAGTTCGGTGGACAGACGCCGCTGACGATCGCGCGCAAGCTGGAGCAACTCGGCGTCCCCATCCTCGGGACGAGCGTCGAGTCGATCGACCGCACCGAGGACCGCCGCCGCTTCGACGAACTCTGCCGCGAACTCGGGGTTCCGATGCCGCCGGGCGGGACCGCGACGAGCATCGAGGAGGCGCTCGAGATCGCGGAGAGCATCGGGTATCCCGTGCTCGTCCGGCCCAGCTACGTGCTCGGCGGCCGCGCCATGGAGATCGTCTACGACCCGGTCTCGCTGCGGGAGTACTTCGCGCGCGCCGTGCAGGCGTCTCCGGAACATCCCGTGCTCCTGGACCGGTTCCTCGAGGACGCCTTCGAGGCGGATGTGGACGCGGTGTGCGACGGGGAGACGGTCCTGATCGGCGGGATCATGCAGCACATCGAGGACGCGGGCGTCCACTCGGGCGACTCGGCCTGCGTCCTGCCGCCCTACCTGCTGCGCGACGTCGACATGGAGGCCATGCGCCGCTTCACGCGGGACTTCGCGCTCGCGCTGGACGTCCGGGGCCTCATCAACGTGCAGTTCGCCGTACACGAGAAGACGGTCTACGTGCTCGAGGTGAATCCGCGCGCGAGCCGCACGGTGCCGTTCGTGAGCAAGGCGACCGGGGTCCCGCTCGCACGGGTGGCCGCCCGGGTGCTCGCCGGCGTGAAGCTCGACGACCTCGGACTCGGGGACGAACTCGTCCCGCACCAGGTCTCCGTGAAGGAAGCGGTGCTCCCCTTCGACAAGATCCCGGACGCGGACACCGTGCTCGGGCCGGAGATGCGTTCGACGGGGGAGGTCATGGGATACGCGGACAGCTTCGGGCTCGCGTTCGCGAAGTCCCAGATCTCCGTCTACCAGGGGCTGCCGACGGAGGGGGCCGTCGCGATCACGGTGCACGACCAGGACAAGCCGAACATGGTCCCGATCGCGCGCCGCTTCCACGAACTGGGTTTCACGATCTTCGCCACGGAGGGGACGGCCAGGTATCTGCGGGGCCGCGGCGTTCCGTGCGAGCGCATCCTCAAAGTGCACGAGGGGCGTCCGAACCTCCTCGACCGCATCGTCTCGGGAGACGTGCAGCTCCTCCTGAACACCCCGCTCGGCAAGCACGCCCAGTACGACGACTACATGATTCGCCGCGCCGCCGTCTCCCGCCGCGTGCCCTACACGACGACGCTCTCCGCGGCGTCCGCGGCCGCCGACGCGATCATCGCCCTCCGGCACCGCCGACACACGGTCCACAGCCTCCAGGCGCGGGATGTCGTCGAAGTGGAAGAGGACAGACTCACGAGGACCGCCGGCTCCGCCTGA
- a CDS encoding TonB family protein, producing MRERRRGGRILLVTLAALGVGSCFLPIPRAMRPPDAVVEAARRDSIAAAEREAARQDSIAAAEREAARQDSIARAAREAARRDSIARAERAAAARRDSILEAQRAAALRDSLEAARRDSLIAATRRDSLASIEVARAAVEAELAELRESGPVYVAHDEAARLVWDTDAEAALATTLLPVIRREGLDADIAASIWLLVRTDGRVEATAVQVSSGDQAFDAAAVRAARGLLFAPALRDGRPTAVWALREISLLMR from the coding sequence ATGAGGGAGAGGCGCCGCGGGGGACGGATCCTCCTGGTGACGCTGGCCGCGCTGGGGGTCGGATCGTGCTTCCTCCCCATCCCCCGCGCGATGCGTCCGCCCGATGCGGTCGTGGAAGCCGCGCGCCGGGATTCGATCGCGGCTGCCGAGCGGGAGGCCGCGCGGCAGGATTCGATCGCGGCTGCCGAGCGGGAGGCTGCGCGGCAGGATTCGATCGCGAGGGCCGCGCGGGAGGCTGCGCGTCGGGACTCCATCGCGAGAGCCGAGCGGGCCGCGGCCGCGCGCCGGGACTCCATCCTCGAGGCGCAGCGGGCCGCCGCGCTCCGGGACTCGCTGGAGGCGGCCCGGCGCGACTCCCTGATCGCCGCCACCCGGCGCGACTCACTGGCCAGCATCGAGGTGGCCCGGGCCGCGGTCGAAGCGGAGCTGGCGGAGCTCCGCGAATCGGGTCCCGTATACGTCGCCCACGACGAGGCGGCCCGCCTCGTATGGGACACCGATGCCGAGGCCGCGCTCGCGACGACCCTGCTTCCCGTGATCCGCCGCGAGGGACTCGACGCGGACATCGCGGCCTCCATTTGGCTTCTCGTGCGGACCGATGGAAGGGTCGAGGCGACCGCGGTCCAGGTCTCATCCGGCGACCAGGCCTTCGACGCGGCGGCCGTGCGGGCGGCCCGCGGACTGCTCTTCGCCCCCGCCCTCCGCGACGGTCGGCCAACCGCAGTCTGGGCCCTGCGCGAAATCTCGCTTCTCATGCGGTAG